A window of Pseudochaenichthys georgianus chromosome 19, fPseGeo1.2, whole genome shotgun sequence genomic DNA:
ggttaatagccagcagGGTTCTTTACAAAAGCCTCGTGGTTATGACTTttcggttattaaaccacagacctcgcggcattcctctgtccgagatacgccacctacacacggtcacaataagcccatgagcgccgtggtaacgcctcatgtggatgtcactgcacacacctccactcatcctctgagcgtgtacgcgcctcatgatgagagtcggggtgaaatgcagcgtgtggaggcctccTCACAGCCCTTTTGCTCTAGGCccaccttgggttgcctcatGGGCAGCGGAGgcgagggctctggcgtggctcgtcgtcatgacgaccacaacacatctcgagcatgtgcgcccgctctcagagtgtttctcggagtggcagcgcgtgtgtctgatggacagatggatgagcaggctgatcagcagagggtacaccctgcagttcgcctcccccccccctcacagtacaatgggatacaggaaacactcctgtcctcccagaagctatgtcttgcgctccaatcTGAGCAGCTGGAACTCCTCAGcagggttcctcaaagggaggaaaatcaggggttttcactcccgttgtttttctaatcccgaaaaagactggggcaatgagacatcctcgatctgtcagtattccacatgctgacgatcaaacaggtgctggaatgtgttcaccaggatgactggttcacttccacctgaaggatgcatacttccacgtacccctcatcccgaaacacaggaaattcctgcgttttctcatttcagggaatatcagaccagacaatcgtCTGCCGGTCGGATATTTTCTGGCTCCTTCCATttttgtgtagagaaggctggagccgctacacagaggagggatgagggtgtggtttcctctggacgacctgcaatttgctggctcgctccagggaggaagtcgctttacagacggtacatctcgtatcgcatctgtcaaagtctgggtttcataataaattggaagaagagctgtcctcttccctctcagggtacatggtgtactgcgactccactacagttcagaggtacatggtgtactgcgactccactacagttcagaggtacatggtgtacttctactcactacagcgtcacacagatgcctatctttatttatttatttaattgtgaattttgaatgtccatgtttgtactagtgttttccttcttaaatttgtttttaaatattttgagatttggttgagcagggtatacttgtacttttactagtactttattagagatgtgtctgttgtttgtgtttgttttaagtgtcaggatggaacccttgtctttttctctgcaaaaagaatctacctacgggtacaaataaataacctgaacctgaacctgaaggtacatggtgtacttcgactccactacagttcagaggtacatggtgtacttcgactccactacagttcagaggtacatggtgtacttcgactcactacagttcagaggtacatggtgtacttctactcactacagttcagaggtacatggtggacttctactcactacagttcagaggtacatggtgtacttctactcactacagttcagaggtacatggtgtacttcaactccactacatgtatttaatacatttagttacttcacagatctgaatgaatgatgtgaaatctaatcaagtgttaaatcagactttagttccacctggagtaaatccaccagctaccctgcagtatacaaagtcattcaaactagctgcaccttcaccagctttgagaacactttcatgatcaatcattataaaacatatcatatatattattctgaaatggaccaatctgcacaacgactacttttactgtcgctactttcactatattttgatgagaatacttttctacttttacttgaggaacattttgaatgcaggacatttactgaaacagagtattcctacactctggtacttctacttttactcaagtacaagatctgagtacttctacttttattaagtacaagatctaagtacttctacttttattaagtacaagatctgagtacttctacttttaatcaagtacaagatctatacttataccacctctgtttatagcctatgaaaaaaaatattagaaaacgaaggctaaagctaacgttagcagatagtgacaatgtatgctagctagctagctcaacgattccttaaatgatattgcgacagaaaaacgtttcagttcacatcacgctctgccgctctgctctgaacacctgaacggcctgttctaacagctgttcaccagcagtgcagtctgtgccacagtgactccgcacagttaacgaacacaccgtagataatgtagctgaccctcatcccggaccagcagagttcagccgacaggcaggaagactcgcgcacacagctcgcgcttcatatattaaaaaataacaccatgcgcgtcatgatggcacataacagctcgcgaccgcagattattgcagcgattagattaaatgtaaattatatttgacgcaatttagttacatttccatgacttttccaaaactttgggaaaaatattgttttccataacttttccagggcctggaatttgcattttcaatttccatgacttttacaggttttcaatgaccgtacgaaccctgtgtTGGGTGGTTGCTAATTGCAAGCTAATAATGCTAGTAGTAAAGCGACCGTCGACTCCACGAGGACACACAGTGATAGCGGTTTATAACTCTAGCTTCCAACAAGGCGGAAACACCCCATAATGAAACGCGGCTAACATCGGTCCGCAAGCCCCGGGACGGTGGGATAAATAGGTGAACATGTGACAAAGCAGCGTTATAAAGTTAATAGCTTAGAGAAATAAAGCTTACAATAGTCCACATTCGTTTCCCTCCCACCgtatcacacacacaggggagcgCCGTGGTTGCTAATTGCAAGCTAATAATGCTAGTAGTAAAGCGACCGTCGACTCCACGAGGAAACACGGTGATAGCTGTTTATAACTCTAGCTTCCAACATGGCGGAAACaccccacaatgcaacgcggaTAACATCGGTCCGCAAACCCCCGGACGGCGGGGGGAATAGGTGAACATGTGACAAAGCAGTGTTATAAAGTTAATAGCTTAGAGAAATAAAGCTTACAATAGTCCACATTCGTGTCCCTCCCcccgtctcacacacacaggggagcgCCGTGGTTGCTAATTGCAAGCTAATAATGCTACCGTGGATGTCgtactgcggtcaagccagcctccacttgggaaaacacagtcaagccagcccgcacgtgatattggggtgcgcgaatattagaagcattacggtaaaatcccagcgcttactcggtcaataacaaaagcacctataaaaacaaaccaaacatattaaattaagaaatatgtactatataatgtgatcaataattatttaaaacaaactacgtataactaccacgagtaaatgtaaaatgtaaggagtttcaaaataaaagtcctttgaaatctcatattgaaatcccatatatgagctatcagccccgtgtttagataagaataaaacgaaatctctccctgatccaagactcatctcactgcagggtgatagaaggacaccccatctactcactcagaaaaaatcaggacattctgatgtggagtttcaaaataaaagacctttgaaatcccatatatgagctatcagccctgtgtttagataagaataaaacgaaatctctccctgatccaagactcatctcactgcagggtgattgaaggacaccccatctactcacccagaaagaatcaggacattctgatgtggagtttcaaaataaaagacctttgaaataaaAGAAAGGTCTTTTATGattaattctcctatccactatcccttaaccccgtgacgtttcactcagaggtcaaggaataggagatagggttagaatttaggagctgatttttaaactatccgaacgcaaccgagttctcatttctttcaccgcctgctgcttcccctcctctctcctcggttcccctcctcagtcctccgctcgcatctcctgtgggcggcaccaagtctcgaggaggggagtcgaggaggggaaatttgagtattgagaaacctctgatgaaagcagtttctaaaataatatccaggggattcatgcagagctgtcattggctgagataagtccggccgtgcgtcacgcctccaccgttcccggaaatgcatccgcggatgagccgtggaggaaccatcagtgtatcctcggttagagctcctcctcgacgctcgatcctcggtgtgcatttagagaaatgagatgtccttcaacatggcgcgctgaaattcatttccgggtcactaccggaggaccgaggagtcgaggaggggaaatttgagtattgagaagcttCTTATGTTATGTCTTATGTTTCTGTTCCTGTGAGTGTTCCTGAATCCTGTGTTCTTCAATTTCCCATCTCTCATTGCCTANNNNNNNNNNNNNNNNNNNNNNNNNNNNNNNNNNNNNNNNNNNNNNNNNNNNNNNNNNNNNNNNNNNNNNNNNNNNNNNNNNNNNNNNNNNNNNNNNNNNNNNNNNNNNNNNNNNNNNNNNNNNNNNNNNNNNNNNNNNNNNNNNNNNNNNNNNNNNNNNNNNNNNNNNNNNNNNNNNNNNNNNNNNNNNNNNNNNNNNNNNNNNNNNNNNNNNNNNNNNNNNNNNNNNNNNNNNNNNNNNNNNNNNNNNNNNNNNNNNNNNNNNNNNNNNNNNNNNNNNNNNNNNNNNNNNNNNNNNNNNNNNNNNNNNNNNNNNNNNNNNNNNNNNNNNNNNNNNNNNNNNNNNNNNNNNNNNNNNNNNNNNNNNNNNNNNNNNNNNNNNNNNNNNNNNNNNNNNNNNNNNNNNNNNNNNNNNNNNNNNNNNNNNNNNNNNNNNNNNNNNNNNNNNNNNNNNNNNNNNNNNNNNNNNNNNNNNNNNNNNNNNNNNNNNNNNNNNNNNNCTTCCTAATACAGCTTGGGTAATGTATCATATGGTGGTGCTTGGGAATCAAATTTCGTTCTGGAAACAGAGATTTAAAAAGTGTATGatgatcaaaaataagatgtttCAGATAGCAGGTCATACCATGGGTTACAATGGGTGAAAAGACAATGTTCACAATCTGTACTAAGAGGAGCAGCAAGTTCCAGCAGCTATCATTCCTGCTAACTAAATCTCCAAACATCAATGGGGTATTGCGCAAAAGACACCAGGACTGAACAGCATTAAGGCCAAGATTGTTGCCATCATCATCCAGTTGTAGCCCACTTGGCCTGTTTTTCCTCTGTGTAAATCCATAATTGAAGCTCGTGATTCTCTCTGACAATGAACTTCTGGATATAAAGTTCCTTATCAGGTACTGAAACACAAGCTTCAACTCATACTGCACCACTCCTTCCAGTAAATCATGCATTATATCTACTGCGTAGTTGTCTGTAGTATGGAACAGCCGTAGGGAATTGAGTGGACAGGTTTTTTTAACACCAAATGTTGAGGCCAAAGCAGGATTTTGTTGAATGGCAGCACAGTGTTCTGAATGAAGGGCTTTAGAACGTAAAGTTAAACCTGGATGATCTTCACTGAAAACTGATTGCATCTCTCCCTTTTCAGTTAAACAAAAACGACAACAGTACTTTGCACTAAATGATTCAACAAAACCAAAAAGGCCATGTATAGCCAAGTTGTCACCTGTAACCTGAAACACTGAACATTTCACAGGTGTGGTTGAAAAAGGCACCTGCATTCCTTCAACTTCTAAAATCTTTAAATCGTCGAGAAGTGGCTTTAGAATAGCGTCAAACCCATATTTCTTTAAGTCTTCTGAGTGAAAGAGAGATACAAGAGGGAAAtttctcaaaataaaataaacacagcCAAGTTTGTGCACACCCTTTTTTGAGCCTAATGGATTAGCGGTCTCAAAATCATCATAGTAGAGCTGTATCTGCATAGCATGCTCTTGTTGTGAGAATAAACAGTGGTTCCTGAAGTACGCGCCATCGTTTACATCTCTGTAAAAGCCCTCCTGGTGTTGTTTAGCTCTTTGAAAACTGTTACAAAGTTCCGTGTTCTTAAACATAGATGAAAGAGACCCCATGATGGGTACATACATGAACTTATCATTGACAGGAACTTGCCTGTATAGTCCTGTTGTTTTATCTCTGCGTGTATCAAAACGCACACCAAGAATATACTTGACAGGTTGAACTATTTTCCATTTCTCCTCAAAATGCCTCATCCGTTTAGATTCTGTGTTAAGACATAAAAAAGGATTCCCAAGCTGATCAAAACAATTCTCAACTTTTTCTAGGGTTTCTTTAGATGCTTCAGATGACAAACATTCAACAACAGCTTCTTTTGCATGGGCATAGATGTCCTTAACCAGTTCCTCCATCGAACCAACTAAACATTGCACAGTACTTTCAGGAATTCCTGATGCTTGGACTTGAGCAATAACTGAGCTGCACATGTCTAGTAATTTCTTTTTCTCCATCGGGATGTGTGTAGTGACCATCACAGGAGAATCCACATTAACTGACTGTGAAACAGAAGCTCCAACAGAAGCTCCAGGTTCAAACTCAACATGGCTGGCGACATCTGGATCAACACTGTGTTCATGTGCTCGAGATAGGTGCCGCTTGTAACCAGAGTATGTGCAAAACACAAATAAACATCCAAGCTCTCCACAGTGCAAACGCAAAGACCTTCCTGGGTACAAACCATGCTGAAACTTCAAATGTCTAAATAACACTGAACAGTTTATGTGGTGTACCTTGCAAATGTAACATGTGAACATTAGTTCAAGTCAGAAAGGACTGCCTTTCAAACTGAACTGTGAAGAAGTCTTGCTCTAATTTACTTGACTCGAGGACTTTCCTTCACACTTCCAACATCAATGCCATACACGGTTGTCTGGATGAATGTGTAGAAGTTGCATAGTGCTTCATCATAAGACACAGCAAAAGCAAAATGTGCCTTGAAGAGCTCGTCAAAGGCAGCAACTCCAGTCTGCGTCTTACAAGGAATGGCCTTTTGGTCCATGACGATGTAGAAATGTTGGATGCTGTCGTTTCtttctccaacacacaggagaaACGGCTGAGCAGGGCCAGTGTCCTTGAGGAAGGTCTCAATGCTTTTCCCGACCTGAGAGAAAAAGAGACAGCGAATGAATCACAAGGAACAGAACTTGGAATTTGGAGAAGAATTAGGATAAAATCTTCAAATGACTGGAAGAGCACAATTATTTTTTCCTTTCACAATTACTTTCAAATTAGGACAAAAGCTGCTCCCGTGTTGTAAAACACCAACCCGGtctgaacatttaaaaaaaatctgcaaCATGTCAAGCCACTTCAAAATTACTATCAGATCTTTACAATCAAACATCtgttgttttctaaatggaaatatatattaaaaacgtTTCGAAAGAACATACCCTTAAGAACTTCACCAGGCGGCCAGCAGCATCCTTTGCACTAATCTTGACTGGTGACTTCTTGCCCTTGGATGTTGGCGGCAACAGGTGAAGAAGCAGAAGGATGGCAGCCACCTCACAGTCCCATACTACAGACAAATATTTTACACCATTTCAATTACTTGAATGACTTTACCAATATTATCTCATGTTTGAGCCTATTTttcacagatcattgatgctttATATGTTGTGTTTTTAGAATAATGATTGATAATAGATGGACCTGAGTCTCCCCAGAAGTTGATTTCCATATCGCATTAATTTAATATTGTATAAAAAAACTGGCCAGCAGTTATGTTAAGTACATGGGATATGGAGCAAAGCAGCCAAAACACGAAAAGCTCTGGTATGGTCCAATACTTTAGATTAGATAGGGAACACTGAAGACACCAATTTACACTTACCACCATCATCAGATTCTTGTTGTGCAGACAAAAGAAGCTCATCCACGTGCAAACTTCCAGGAAGATTTTTGCAATCTGCAATGATCCTCGGTTTGAAGAACGTTGGCCATTTCGCAAGAAATTTACCAGAGACTTCCTTGCCAAAGAGCatagtgaagtcttgttcaatCTTAAACACAAAACATGACAGGGAAAACTACATTAGTGAGCAAAATGAACTACCACAAAGCTTTTAAAAAGTCGTTATTTCTTACCAAGCCTGATGTGTCCAGGAATCTTGGAAAAAGGTCTAGGACAGTGGAGGCTGTGGCTCGGTCTTGAACAACCTTTTGTCTTTGCTGAAATGTTGCCTTCATTTTGTCTTGGACCAGGGTTATGTCACTTGAGTGCCTCATCACCGACATAGCTTCATTGCATTCATCACCTGATAACGGCCTCACAGGTGAATGCATGCTGCGATGAGTCTTAGGTCCGACTTGAAAAGAGACCTTGGATTTCTCGATTTCTTGAGCCGAGTTGCGCTGCACAGTTTTCAGCCTCCATGCCAGGTAACCAGAACCACTCTGGTGATCATAGAAATGCTCctgttgatttaattaaaagttaATCCATCACCTGGTTAAGATCAAGGAATTATCCTAAACATGACCTGTGTCATGTGTGTTAGATTTAATGCATGTAAGAGCTGTGGCATGGTTATGGGTTGAATAATTCAACTGTTACTTAAacactcggccccctcctcttcatcatctacatcctcccccttggtcagattctccgccaatacaacctggactttcactgttacgctgatgacacacagatttacctcagcaccaaatcccccaacaaccccccccccacattgaatcctgtctgactgcaataaaatcttggatgcaacacaacttcctcaaactcaacagcagtaaaactgaactcctcctcatcggctccaaatccaccctcaacAAAACCCCAAcctgacagtcaccattgatggcacccctgtttccccctccacccaggaacgcaaccttggcgttatatttgaccccaccctctccctcgagccccacatccgtcaagttgtaaaaacctcatttttccacctccgcaatattgccaaacgccgtccctctctcacccgccctgcagctgagcgactcattcacgccttcatctcctcccgccttgactattgcaactcactcctctactgcatcagcactacatcccccagaagactccagcgtgtccagaacgcagccaccagactcctcacccacaccaaatcatggcatcacatcacccggtcctcaaagaactccactggctccccgtttcacaccgcatccactacaaactcctggtcctcactttcaaagccctccaccatctgcccccccctacctcactgacctcctcaccctctaccaaccaccccggtccctcagatccacctcagccggtttgctttccatccccaaggccaaactccggagcttcggggacagagccttctctgtggcagccccgaagctctggaactccctcccccaagacctccgtgagtctgagtccctcaccctgttccagtcccgactcaaaacccacctcttcaactctgtatctataagccccccccccccctcaaccaacttcctcctgactgcttttgttttgtttctttgtggttttttgttttgtttgtctaccctccctcccaaacgtaaagcgtctttgggttcaagaaaagcgctatagaaataaaatgtattattatagcagaaagtaatatattagctttaaaaacaaaagcatATTAATATCAATACTTACATAACCATTATTTGAATCGGGGTCTTTTAAATTTGGGAACAACGTTGTAATGCCAAGTGCGTAGGTAATGCGGACATGGACTGGAGGGATCCTCCTGAGAAGAAACAAATGtattacaaatatttataaagacagaaaatgAAGAAAATGTATCAAATCAAAACAAGATGTTAAGCATACAATACTTACCCATGGCTCTCTACCATGTCTGCCACAAGTATATTGTTACGGATGCTGTCTGTCTGTTCTTTAATCTGCCTGAgggttttcagctgtgtgtgaggttatgcaaatgagctgtgtggttgccccaacatcattggctgtcatctcctggtccacttccgaggacactgattggagcacgccgggcccgACGTTCTCCAATCCCTGTGCAAGCccagcgcacacctgctggagaggagtacaaaggctgcggacaatcactctggaggctctgctgCGATCAGACGCCTCATACCTTTTGCGCGTGTGTCATGGACACTACAGACTGTGTTTAGTGACGAGTGTCAACTTATGTATTCAGTGTCGAGTGACAACTTATGTGCTTACTGTTGAGTGTttagagtagcttagttagagtgtagagtaggttAGTTAGGGTTTAGAGTATCATTAGGATTTTGtgactgttccctttagtttagCTGTGTGTGTTGTCCAGACTCCCTAGTGTTAGTTGTACCACTCttgaagtgaggttttgttttgttctttatttagcACATTAGTATGTATTTTCCCTGTATGACTTTAGACTCCTTTTGAGTCCTCCCTTAGTTTGGTTATCtgtcaacctgtgcccttttggcccttttgtttgtttcaggctgcctgcctgccattttgtttacctggctttataaataaaaccacTTGTAATTATACCAATTACAAActggtcgtgtcgtttccctTCCTTACCCCTAGCAAAGTGGGAACGTAACATATATTGATCATTTTTCTTCTTGTACCAtcacaaagactctttttttttctcatattCCTTGATGACTTGGTCACCACCTGGCTTTGAATGCAGGGCTGCGTTGACAATCTGAAACAACAATTGCCTAGCATTCAGCACAAACATTACACCTAGCTAACAAGGACATATATTAATGTCGGTTCGTAACAATAAATCAGGGCTGAACAGCGTTTTAGGAAAAATGGATATTGGATACACAGCTTTCCTCACTGGCatcttgcccctttcacacagaACATTCCATTTGAGCATTTCATGGGAATTTCCCTTGTTTTTTTAAGACACTTACTATTGgtacaaataattatgaattaTGTGCAGcatcagttaaaacacaccagaTAACTTACATCTCTTGCACTGCTGCTGTCAGGGGGTCCTTCAATCAGCTGTCTTTTCCAAGCTTTGGTAGATTCTAGTCTTATTGTTGAGTCCGAGCTTGATGATGACCCATCAGATAAGAATGATCCCTCTGAAGAAGACTCttcaacattttttttacacacacacacacacacacacacacacacacacacacacacacacacacacacacacacacacacacacacacacacacacacacacacacacacacacacacacacacacacacacacacacacacacacacacacacacacacacacacacacacacacacttcaaggtTATTCAAATTATAacatttattataacattttattACCATTGCATTCTTCAGTGAAGGCCTTGAAAGACACCCGAGATGAATTCAAAAGCTCATCAAAGATGTCAGAATCCACTTCCACTCCTGTAGAATCAAGGAAGTCAAACCTGGCAAATTGAATTTTGCCAGCACTGAAACAAAGGATAATTTGGACCATATCATAACTCACAAGATAAACATACAACACTGAAACTCTTGAAAGCAACCATGATGCAAGACACTTTAATTACCTCCTTGTAAGAACTCAGAGTAAATGTAGACATCCTCTACTTTTGGTACCCTGACCCATTTGCTCACACTCTTGTATTCGACAGGAACCAGCATGTCACCACCTTCAAAGGGAAAATGACTTATATTATCATACatatacacagatacacacaaacatatatgtatataaatacagacacacatatataatacatactgtatgtacaaCCCATACTATGAAGCATACAATTTATAAAAACAGCCTGCACATTTGTTATGGTTAGCTAAGATAATATAACTGGTTATTTAGCTACAATTATCTAAAATACACTTGGTTATAAAGTTGATTGTACTATATCAGCATGTTTAAGC
This region includes:
- the LOC117464697 gene encoding uncharacterized protein; translation: MVESHGRIPPVHVRITYALGITTLFPNLKDPDSNNGYEHFYDHQSGSGYLAWRLKTVQRNSAQEIEKSKVSFQVGPKTHRSMHSPVRPLSGDECNEAMSVMRHSSDITLVQDKMKATFQQRQKVVQDRATASTVLDLFPRFLDTSGLIEQDFTMLFGKEVSGKFLAKWPTFFKPRIIADCKNLPGSLHVDELLLSAQQESDDGVWDCEVAAILLLLHLLPPTSKGKKSPVKISAKDAAGRLVKFLRVGKSIETFLKDTGPAQPFLLCVGERNDSIQHFYIVMDQKAIPCKTQTGVAAFDELFKAHFAFAVSYDEALCNFYTFIQTTVYGIDVGSVKESPRVK